The genomic segment ATTAACAGGTGTAAATAAAGATGATGGAATAGTTTGATAATTTGATGCCATATTAAGCAGTCGTTGATAAGCCATAGCAGCAGAATATGCATTCAATTCATTCGGTGAAACCTCTGGAGTGAATGTTCTACAGAATGGTGACACAGACTGACTACCTGTCAGTACATTTAAACCGGTTGTATTTGACGTGGTAGAGTTCAAATTTAATAAGCTTGTTGCTGGTAGACTGGTTGCATTCAACGATTGATGTGTAACAGGTGACATTCCAACAAATGAATTAGTTCCTGGTAATACAGTATTCAACCCACTTGTACCTTGCCCGTAGGTAGACATTAGAAGTGCTAATGCAGCTGGTGAAATACTTGGCTGATTTGTATTCGCTGTAGCTGCGAGAGCTGCTGCTGCAGCCGCCGCGGCAGCGGCGGCTGCAGCACTAGATGAAGGATTTCCAATGGCATTTGAataattaagtaaataattcaaattagCAAGTGGATTCAATGGTAGCTGTGCCTGTAATCGATTATCAGATGTTGGATCAGTAGCTACAGATGATATGTGATTAGTTGGTGTTTGTAGCATACCATTCATACCTGGTGACAATGTTGCAGCATTTGGCATATTAAAACCTGTTAATAAACCTGCATTCATTAAAGGATTCATTAAAGAAT from the Schistosoma mansoni, WGS project CABG00000000 data, chromosome 3 unplaced supercontig 0105, strain Puerto Rico, whole genome shotgun sequence genome contains:
- a CDS encoding rrm-containing protein seb-4, putative produces the protein MKLIDLHQGKLSTMLFSHVLANTAVPGIFPLQTGLPIDANHAGFYNNPATAAVVTNSLMNPLMNAGLLTGFNMPNAATLSPGMNGMLQTPTNHISSVATDPTSDNRLQAQLPLNPLANLNYLLNYSNAIGNPSSSAAAAAAAAAAAAALAATANTNQPSISPAALALLMSTYGQGTSGLNTVLPGTNSFVGMSPVTHQSLNATSLPATSLLNLNSTTSNTTGLNVLTGSQSVSPFCRTFTPEVSPNELNAYSAAMAYQRLLNMASNYQTIPSSLFTPVNSTNSLSSALLSNQFALSSNQTMNFNNNNSGSNNNHASSNHISVSADQSNSMPLIFPPTSRNLVAFTSDISGPSYDYGNPQELTANIHASLTTGQHSATNATPPPLREGLECVNASVNF